A single window of Leptospira wolffii serovar Khorat str. Khorat-H2 DNA harbors:
- a CDS encoding metallophosphoesterase family protein, giving the protein MRIVYLTDIHDGLRGLKEILQGTECDLYLFSGDIIYKAFFNPERIIEFVTLQEEMYRITEEIHEEINPYDYATRAVRFPEKNQPAVVEKAHDYRRLFHQAAKTMKEKYELIEIIIQKYAKAPVLSLPGNYDIDLQYTALYERDLHRKSFEMQGLKFSGYGGAPIITSGIPEKLAVKFHEYDRNGKNYSEPEDFFKEENPDVVVIHNPAYGFLDKIPSYGHIGSQGIRRYLDDYSPALVVSGHVHEDQGIIKKGKTVFLNPSNFGPVDSVFGFQPGGFFSEIEIENALVKNVKLNRLSDHSIRHLMEIDCSENKLNLVRMSSDSEVSAEDFIR; this is encoded by the coding sequence ATGAGGATAGTATACCTCACCGATATCCACGACGGTCTTAGGGGATTGAAAGAGATCCTACAGGGAACTGAATGCGATCTGTACCTTTTCTCCGGCGATATTATATACAAGGCCTTCTTTAACCCCGAAAGAATCATAGAATTCGTAACCCTCCAAGAGGAAATGTATCGTATCACAGAGGAAATCCACGAAGAGATTAATCCTTACGATTATGCGACCCGAGCGGTTCGCTTCCCCGAAAAGAACCAACCCGCGGTCGTAGAAAAAGCTCATGATTACCGGCGATTATTCCACCAAGCCGCCAAGACCATGAAGGAAAAATACGAGCTCATAGAAATCATCATCCAAAAATATGCCAAGGCTCCGGTATTATCTCTGCCGGGTAATTACGATATAGATCTGCAATACACCGCTTTATACGAAAGGGATCTGCATCGTAAATCCTTCGAGATGCAAGGATTGAAATTCTCAGGATACGGCGGAGCTCCCATCATTACTTCGGGCATCCCCGAAAAATTGGCCGTAAAATTCCACGAATACGATCGTAACGGAAAAAATTACAGCGAACCGGAGGATTTCTTCAAAGAGGAAAACCCGGACGTAGTCGTGATTCATAATCCTGCTTACGGATTTTTGGATAAGATTCCGAGCTACGGGCATATCGGATCCCAAGGAATCCGCAGATACTTGGACGATTATTCTCCCGCATTAGTCGTTTCGGGTCATGTTCACGAAGACCAAGGAATCATAAAAAAAGGAAAAACCGTCTTTTTGAACCCTTCTAATTTCGGGCCTGTGGATTCCGTTTTCGGATTCCAACCGGGAGGCTTCTTCTCCGAAATAGAAATCGAAAACGCTCTTGTAAAAAACGTAAAACTGAATAGACTATCGGATCACTCAATTCGCCATCTGATGGAAATCGATTGCTCGGAAAACAAGTTAAACCTTGTTCGTATGAGCAGCGATTCCGAAGTTTCGGCGGAAGATTTTATCCGATAG